From one Acipenser ruthenus chromosome 21, fAciRut3.2 maternal haplotype, whole genome shotgun sequence genomic stretch:
- the LOC117427856 gene encoding synaptic vesicle glycoprotein 2C-like isoform X2, with protein sequence MSSRILEEGLSDSDRKPLLDYPDTSLSDSDTEGDAVFERKKRRHVNETAQGPKFSYEEAVEEAGFGLFHGLLLVVCGWANASDAVEILCVSFLLPTARCDLQLSSSDMGLLTASIFLGMMIGGYVWGYLADQKGRQRVLVISLTVNGVFGALASLAPRFWLFLLLRFISGIGVGGSIPVIFSYFSEFQPRTKRGAMISGLATFWMAGNILAAGLAWLVIPNTFLSFQLGTLEFQSWRLFVVLCSIPSLSSALIFGLVMPESPKFLMEAGRVEAAVCVFRKMYNFNHRGNTKPFPVTELKISPTSEKGKIVANTKIQRISHRIRKVLEPIQKLFSDHLTSRSVLLLIIFFCISFGYYGLWMWFPELFKRIEDGGSPCANASQSSSSLQPANATCYHVKTEVYMEGFITAAANLPGNIFTIFMMDVVGGKVLLTFSLLLSGVSVFFIWAVQTKTQTLIMSCVFSAVSVIAWNALDVIGTELYPTQLRSSALGFFTGVGRVASILGNVVFGQLVDTNCAVPILLVAALLFIGGVAAIKLPHTKHAELT encoded by the exons ATGTCTAGCCGTATCTTAGAGGAAGGATTAAGCGATTCAGATCGAAAACCGCTCCTCGACTACCCGGACACGTCGCTGTCTGACTCGGATACAGAAG GAGATGCTGTTTTTGAACGTAAGAAAAGGAGACATGTCAATGAAACAGCTCAGGGTCCAAAATTCTCCTATGAAGAAGCAGTTGAAGAAGCAG GTTTTGGTTTGTTCCACGGTTTGCTGCTGGTTGTCTGTGGGTGGGCCAATGCCAGTGATGCAGTGGAGATCCTGTGTGTGTCCTTCCTCCTTCCAACTGCTCGCTGTGACCTACAGCTCAGCTCCTCCGACATGGGTCTGCTGACAGCCAGCATCTTCCTGG GAATGATGATCGGAGGCTATGTGTGGGGTTACCTCGCTGACCAGAAGGGGCGACAGAGGGTCCTGGTGATCTCTCTGACTGTGAACGGGGTGTTTGGAGCACTGGCCAGCCTGGCCCCCCGGTTCTGGCTCTTTCTGCTGCTGCGGTTTATCAGTGGCATCGG GGTTGGAGGCTCCATTCCCGTCATCTTCTCCTACTTTTCTGAGTTCCAGCCTCGCACTAAGAGGGGAGCGATGATCAGTGGTCTAGCCACATTCTGGATGGCTGGGAATATACTGGCAGCAG GCTTGGCCTGGCTGGTTATTCCCAACACTTTCCTAAGTTTCCAGCTGGGGACGCTGGAGTTCCAAAGCTGGAGGCTCTTTGTGGTGCTGTGCTCCATCCCCAGCCTGTCCTCAGCACTCATTTTTGGGCTGGTCATGCCAGAGAGCCCCAAGTTCCTCATGGAG GCCGGACGAGTGGAGGCAGCCGTCTGCGTGTTTAGGAAGATGTATAACTTCAATCACAGAGGGAACACCAAGCCTTTTCCA GTCACAGAATTAAAGATCAGTCCAACATCAGAAAAAGGAAAAATAGTtgccaatacaaaaatacagaggATCAGTCACAGAATAAGGAAG GTTCTGGAACCCATTCAGAAGCTTTTCTCCGATCACTTGACTTCAAGAAGTGTTCTTCTGCTGATTATCTTTTTCTGCATATCATTTGG GTACTATGGCCTGTGGATGTGGTTTCCAGAACTCTTCAAAAGGATAGAAGACGGTGGCTCTCCGTGTGCTAATGCATCTCAGTCATCAAGCTCTCTGCAGCCAGCGAATGCCACCTGCTACCATGTGAAAACTGAAG TGTACATGGAGGGCTTCATCACTGCAGCTGCCAATCTGCCTGGAAATATATTTACTATCTTTATGATGGACGTGGTGGGAGGGAAGGTCCTGCTTA CTTTCAGCCTCCTCCTGTCGGGAGTCAGCGTGTTCTTCATCTGGGCAGTCCAGACCAAGACCCAGACCCTGATCATGTCGTGTGTGTTCAGCGCGGTCTCGGTCATCGCATGGAACGCTCTGGATGTCATCGGCACAGAGCTGTACCCCACACAGCTCCG CTCGTCTGCTCTTGGTTTCTTCACGGGAGTCGGTCGTGTGGCATCGATCCTGGGGAACGTGGTGTTTGGTCAGTTGGTTGATACTAACTGTGCTGTTCCCATTCTCCTGGTGGCAGCCTTGCTCTTCATTGGAGGTGTGGCTGCTATCAAACTGCCTCACACTAAACATGCTGAGCTGACCTAA
- the LOC117427856 gene encoding synaptic vesicle glycoprotein 2C-like isoform X1, producing the protein MSSRILEEGLSDSDRKPLLDYPDTSLSDSDTEGDAVFERKKRRHVNETAQGPKFSYEEAVEEAGFGLFHGLLLVVCGWANASDAVEILCVSFLLPTARCDLQLSSSDMGLLTASIFLGMMIGGYVWGYLADQKGRQRVLVISLTVNGVFGALASLAPRFWLFLLLRFISGIGVGGSIPVIFSYFSEFQPRTKRGAMISGLATFWMAGNILAAGLAWLVIPNTFLSFQLGTLEFQSWRLFVVLCSIPSLSSALIFGLVMPESPKFLMEAGRVEAAVCVFRKMYNFNHRGNTKPFPRNSVLLQHMELAQQVTELKISPTSEKGKIVANTKIQRISHRIRKVLEPIQKLFSDHLTSRSVLLLIIFFCISFGYYGLWMWFPELFKRIEDGGSPCANASQSSSSLQPANATCYHVKTEVYMEGFITAAANLPGNIFTIFMMDVVGGKVLLTFSLLLSGVSVFFIWAVQTKTQTLIMSCVFSAVSVIAWNALDVIGTELYPTQLRSSALGFFTGVGRVASILGNVVFGQLVDTNCAVPILLVAALLFIGGVAAIKLPHTKHAELT; encoded by the exons ATGTCTAGCCGTATCTTAGAGGAAGGATTAAGCGATTCAGATCGAAAACCGCTCCTCGACTACCCGGACACGTCGCTGTCTGACTCGGATACAGAAG GAGATGCTGTTTTTGAACGTAAGAAAAGGAGACATGTCAATGAAACAGCTCAGGGTCCAAAATTCTCCTATGAAGAAGCAGTTGAAGAAGCAG GTTTTGGTTTGTTCCACGGTTTGCTGCTGGTTGTCTGTGGGTGGGCCAATGCCAGTGATGCAGTGGAGATCCTGTGTGTGTCCTTCCTCCTTCCAACTGCTCGCTGTGACCTACAGCTCAGCTCCTCCGACATGGGTCTGCTGACAGCCAGCATCTTCCTGG GAATGATGATCGGAGGCTATGTGTGGGGTTACCTCGCTGACCAGAAGGGGCGACAGAGGGTCCTGGTGATCTCTCTGACTGTGAACGGGGTGTTTGGAGCACTGGCCAGCCTGGCCCCCCGGTTCTGGCTCTTTCTGCTGCTGCGGTTTATCAGTGGCATCGG GGTTGGAGGCTCCATTCCCGTCATCTTCTCCTACTTTTCTGAGTTCCAGCCTCGCACTAAGAGGGGAGCGATGATCAGTGGTCTAGCCACATTCTGGATGGCTGGGAATATACTGGCAGCAG GCTTGGCCTGGCTGGTTATTCCCAACACTTTCCTAAGTTTCCAGCTGGGGACGCTGGAGTTCCAAAGCTGGAGGCTCTTTGTGGTGCTGTGCTCCATCCCCAGCCTGTCCTCAGCACTCATTTTTGGGCTGGTCATGCCAGAGAGCCCCAAGTTCCTCATGGAG GCCGGACGAGTGGAGGCAGCCGTCTGCGTGTTTAGGAAGATGTATAACTTCAATCACAGAGGGAACACCAAGCCTTTTCCA AGGAACTCTGTGTTACTGCAACACATGGAGCTGGCTCAGCAG GTCACAGAATTAAAGATCAGTCCAACATCAGAAAAAGGAAAAATAGTtgccaatacaaaaatacagaggATCAGTCACAGAATAAGGAAG GTTCTGGAACCCATTCAGAAGCTTTTCTCCGATCACTTGACTTCAAGAAGTGTTCTTCTGCTGATTATCTTTTTCTGCATATCATTTGG GTACTATGGCCTGTGGATGTGGTTTCCAGAACTCTTCAAAAGGATAGAAGACGGTGGCTCTCCGTGTGCTAATGCATCTCAGTCATCAAGCTCTCTGCAGCCAGCGAATGCCACCTGCTACCATGTGAAAACTGAAG TGTACATGGAGGGCTTCATCACTGCAGCTGCCAATCTGCCTGGAAATATATTTACTATCTTTATGATGGACGTGGTGGGAGGGAAGGTCCTGCTTA CTTTCAGCCTCCTCCTGTCGGGAGTCAGCGTGTTCTTCATCTGGGCAGTCCAGACCAAGACCCAGACCCTGATCATGTCGTGTGTGTTCAGCGCGGTCTCGGTCATCGCATGGAACGCTCTGGATGTCATCGGCACAGAGCTGTACCCCACACAGCTCCG CTCGTCTGCTCTTGGTTTCTTCACGGGAGTCGGTCGTGTGGCATCGATCCTGGGGAACGTGGTGTTTGGTCAGTTGGTTGATACTAACTGTGCTGTTCCCATTCTCCTGGTGGCAGCCTTGCTCTTCATTGGAGGTGTGGCTGCTATCAAACTGCCTCACACTAAACATGCTGAGCTGACCTAA